A single window of Salvia splendens isolate huo1 chromosome 8, SspV2, whole genome shotgun sequence DNA harbors:
- the LOC121743027 gene encoding probable beta-D-xylosidase 2 isoform X2 yields the protein MYNGGVAGLTYWSPNVNILRDPRWGRGQETPGEDPLVAGEYAARYVRGLQGTEDGNRLKVAACCKHYTAYDLDNWSGVDRFHFNAKVTKQDMVDTFDIPFRSCVKEGNVASVMCSYNQVNGIPTCADPKLLRGTVRGAWRLNGYIVSDCDSVGVFYDNQHYTSTPEEAAADAIKAGLDLDCGPFLGVHTENAVKKGLLKEAEVDLALFNTITVQMRLGMFDGEPSSHPYGNLGPNDVCSPPHQQLALEAARQGIVLLKNQGPVLPLSTRKHHPIAVIGPNSDVTLTMIGNYAGVACGYTTPLQGIRKYARAIHQPGCADVACASDALFGGAIEAARTADATVMVMGLDQSVEAEFKDRTGLLLPGRQRELISNVAAASKGPTILVLMTGGAVDVSFAKHDPKIGAIVWAGYPGQAGGAAIADILFGTHNPGGKLPMTWYPQKYLNNLAMTAMDMRPNPSKNYPGRTYRFYQGPVVYPFGHGLTYSSFVQTIAEVPKMVYVPVDGRHHSNTTSQWVRVTHARCSRLSLSFSVDVRNVGTREGSHTVLVFSSPPGGGWAPHKQLVAFEKVRVGSGGQERVPIRIHVCKHLSVVDTAGIRRIPMGDHALSIGDLKHSVSLQPQTLGVIKS from the exons ATGTACAACGGCGGGGTAGCGGGGCTGACATATTGGAGCCCGAATGTGAACATATTGCGGGACCCGAGGTGGGGGCGCGGGCAGGAGACTCCCGGCGAGGACCCGCTTGTGGCCGGTGAATATGCGGCGAGGTACGTGAGAGGTTTGCAGGGGACGGAGGACGGAAACCGGCTCAAGGTGGCGGCCTGCTGCAAGCATTACACGGCCTATGATCTCGACAACTGGAGCGGAGTCGATAGGTTCCACTTTAATGCCAAG GTAACCAAACAGGACATGGTGGATACATTTGATATTCCCTTCAGAAGCTGTGTGAAGGAAGGCAATGTTGCAAGTGTGATGTGTTCTTACAATCAAGTTAACGGCATTCCTACCTGCGCTGATCCCAAACTTCTCCGAGGAACCGTCCGTGGTGCTTGGCGTCTCAACGG ATACATTGTCTCCGATTGTGactctgtcggcgtattctacGACAATCAGCATTACACCTCAACTCCAGAAGAAGCTGCTGCTGATGCAATAAAAGCAG GTTTGGATTTGGATTGTGGGCCTTTCTTGGGAGTTCACACAGAGAATGCAGTTAAAAAGGGGCttctcaaagaagcagaagtcGATCTTGCTCTGTTTAACACCATCACAGTTCAAATGAGGCTAGGAATGTTCGATGGAGAGCCATCATCTCACCCATACGGCAACCTTGGCCCGAACGACGTCTGCTCCCCTCCCCACCAACAACTAGCATTAGAAGCTGCTAGGCAAGGCATTGTTCTGCTCAAAAACCAAGGCCCTGTGCTGCCTCTCTCTACACGCAAGCACCACCCCATCGCGGTCATTGGACCTAATTCCGATGTTACTCTCACCATGATAGGCAATTATGCTG GTGTGGCGTGTGGTTACACGACGCCTCTGCAAGGTATAAGGAAGTATGCTAGGGCAATTCATCAGCCGGGCTGTGCAGATGTCGCATGTGCTAGTGACGCGTTGTTTGGTGGCGCAATTGAGGCTGCACGGACGGCTGATGCAACTGTCATGGTGATGGGGCTGGACCAATCTGTCGAGGCAGAGTTCAAAGACCGGACAGGGCTCCTGCTGCCTGGGCGTCAACGGGAGCTCATCTCTAATGTTGCTGCTGCCTCTAAAGGCCCAACCATTCTTGTGTTGATGACCGGTGGTGCGGTTGATGTCTCCTTCGCCAAGCATGATCCGAAAATCGGAGCCATTGTGTGGGCCGGCTATCCTGGCCAAGCCGGTGGTGCTGCCATTGCTGATATCTTGTTTGGAACTCATAATCCTG GTGGGAAGCTTCCAATGACATGGTATCCTCAAAAATACCTCAACAACCTGGCTATGACAGCAATGGACATGAGGCCAAATCCTTCAAAAAATTACCCTGGGAGGACTTACCGGTTCTACCAAGGGCCGGTCGTGTATCCATTTGGTCACGGTCTAACCTACTCCAGCTTCGTGCAAACGATAGCTGAGGTGCCTAAGATGGTGTACGTCCCTGTGGACGGGCGCCACCACTCCAACACGACAAGCCAATGGGTCAGGGTGACCCATGCCAGGTGCAGCCGGCTGTCGCTTAGCTTTAGTGTGGACGTGAGGAACGTGGGGACGAGGGAGGGGTCCCACACGGTGCTGGTGTTCTCCAGCCCGCCCGGGGGCGGATGGGCGCCCCACAAGCAGCTGGTTGCGTTCGAGAAGGTGAGGGTGGGCTCGGGCGGGCAGGAGAGGGTGCCTATCAGGATCCATGTTTGCAAGCATCTGAGTGTGGTGGACACGGCCGGGATTCGGAGGATTCCGATGGGAGACCACGCGCTGAGTATCGGAGATTTGAAGCATTCTGTTTCACTTCAGCCGCAGACACTTGGTGTCATCAAATCATAA
- the LOC121743027 gene encoding probable beta-D-xylosidase 2 isoform X1: MKISLALLFLLLAAAGAREPFACDPRDAATKTLPFCRADLRAEERVRDLIARLTLQEKVKLLGNNAAAVPRLGIKAYEWWSEALHGVSNVGPGTRFGGAFPGATSFPQVINTAASFNASLWEEIGKVVSDEGRAMYNGGVAGLTYWSPNVNILRDPRWGRGQETPGEDPLVAGEYAARYVRGLQGTEDGNRLKVAACCKHYTAYDLDNWSGVDRFHFNAKVTKQDMVDTFDIPFRSCVKEGNVASVMCSYNQVNGIPTCADPKLLRGTVRGAWRLNGYIVSDCDSVGVFYDNQHYTSTPEEAAADAIKAGLDLDCGPFLGVHTENAVKKGLLKEAEVDLALFNTITVQMRLGMFDGEPSSHPYGNLGPNDVCSPPHQQLALEAARQGIVLLKNQGPVLPLSTRKHHPIAVIGPNSDVTLTMIGNYAGVACGYTTPLQGIRKYARAIHQPGCADVACASDALFGGAIEAARTADATVMVMGLDQSVEAEFKDRTGLLLPGRQRELISNVAAASKGPTILVLMTGGAVDVSFAKHDPKIGAIVWAGYPGQAGGAAIADILFGTHNPGGKLPMTWYPQKYLNNLAMTAMDMRPNPSKNYPGRTYRFYQGPVVYPFGHGLTYSSFVQTIAEVPKMVYVPVDGRHHSNTTSQWVRVTHARCSRLSLSFSVDVRNVGTREGSHTVLVFSSPPGGGWAPHKQLVAFEKVRVGSGGQERVPIRIHVCKHLSVVDTAGIRRIPMGDHALSIGDLKHSVSLQPQTLGVIKS, encoded by the exons ATGAAAATATCCCTCGCCCTTCTCTTCCTGCTGTTGGCGGCGGCCGGAGCGCGGGAGCCTTTTGCCTGCGATCCGCGCGACGCCGCCACCAAAACGCTGCCGTTCTGCCGGGCGGATTTGCGCGCGGAGGAGAGGGTGAGGGATTTGATCGCCCGCCTCACCCTGCAGGAGAAGGTCAAGCTTCTGGGGAACAATGCCGCCGCCGTGCCGCGCCTCGGGATCAAGGCCTACGAGTGGTGGTCCGAGGCGCTCCACGGCGTCTCCAACGTCGGTCCGGGGACCAGATTCGGCGGTGCGTTCCCCGGCGCCACCAGTTTCCCGCAGGTCATCAACACGGCCGCCTCTTTCAATGCCTCGCTTTGGGAGGAGATCGGCAAA GTTGTGTCGGACGAGGGCCGAGCAATGTACAACGGCGGGGTAGCGGGGCTGACATATTGGAGCCCGAATGTGAACATATTGCGGGACCCGAGGTGGGGGCGCGGGCAGGAGACTCCCGGCGAGGACCCGCTTGTGGCCGGTGAATATGCGGCGAGGTACGTGAGAGGTTTGCAGGGGACGGAGGACGGAAACCGGCTCAAGGTGGCGGCCTGCTGCAAGCATTACACGGCCTATGATCTCGACAACTGGAGCGGAGTCGATAGGTTCCACTTTAATGCCAAG GTAACCAAACAGGACATGGTGGATACATTTGATATTCCCTTCAGAAGCTGTGTGAAGGAAGGCAATGTTGCAAGTGTGATGTGTTCTTACAATCAAGTTAACGGCATTCCTACCTGCGCTGATCCCAAACTTCTCCGAGGAACCGTCCGTGGTGCTTGGCGTCTCAACGG ATACATTGTCTCCGATTGTGactctgtcggcgtattctacGACAATCAGCATTACACCTCAACTCCAGAAGAAGCTGCTGCTGATGCAATAAAAGCAG GTTTGGATTTGGATTGTGGGCCTTTCTTGGGAGTTCACACAGAGAATGCAGTTAAAAAGGGGCttctcaaagaagcagaagtcGATCTTGCTCTGTTTAACACCATCACAGTTCAAATGAGGCTAGGAATGTTCGATGGAGAGCCATCATCTCACCCATACGGCAACCTTGGCCCGAACGACGTCTGCTCCCCTCCCCACCAACAACTAGCATTAGAAGCTGCTAGGCAAGGCATTGTTCTGCTCAAAAACCAAGGCCCTGTGCTGCCTCTCTCTACACGCAAGCACCACCCCATCGCGGTCATTGGACCTAATTCCGATGTTACTCTCACCATGATAGGCAATTATGCTG GTGTGGCGTGTGGTTACACGACGCCTCTGCAAGGTATAAGGAAGTATGCTAGGGCAATTCATCAGCCGGGCTGTGCAGATGTCGCATGTGCTAGTGACGCGTTGTTTGGTGGCGCAATTGAGGCTGCACGGACGGCTGATGCAACTGTCATGGTGATGGGGCTGGACCAATCTGTCGAGGCAGAGTTCAAAGACCGGACAGGGCTCCTGCTGCCTGGGCGTCAACGGGAGCTCATCTCTAATGTTGCTGCTGCCTCTAAAGGCCCAACCATTCTTGTGTTGATGACCGGTGGTGCGGTTGATGTCTCCTTCGCCAAGCATGATCCGAAAATCGGAGCCATTGTGTGGGCCGGCTATCCTGGCCAAGCCGGTGGTGCTGCCATTGCTGATATCTTGTTTGGAACTCATAATCCTG GTGGGAAGCTTCCAATGACATGGTATCCTCAAAAATACCTCAACAACCTGGCTATGACAGCAATGGACATGAGGCCAAATCCTTCAAAAAATTACCCTGGGAGGACTTACCGGTTCTACCAAGGGCCGGTCGTGTATCCATTTGGTCACGGTCTAACCTACTCCAGCTTCGTGCAAACGATAGCTGAGGTGCCTAAGATGGTGTACGTCCCTGTGGACGGGCGCCACCACTCCAACACGACAAGCCAATGGGTCAGGGTGACCCATGCCAGGTGCAGCCGGCTGTCGCTTAGCTTTAGTGTGGACGTGAGGAACGTGGGGACGAGGGAGGGGTCCCACACGGTGCTGGTGTTCTCCAGCCCGCCCGGGGGCGGATGGGCGCCCCACAAGCAGCTGGTTGCGTTCGAGAAGGTGAGGGTGGGCTCGGGCGGGCAGGAGAGGGTGCCTATCAGGATCCATGTTTGCAAGCATCTGAGTGTGGTGGACACGGCCGGGATTCGGAGGATTCCGATGGGAGACCACGCGCTGAGTATCGGAGATTTGAAGCATTCTGTTTCACTTCAGCCGCAGACACTTGGTGTCATCAAATCATAA
- the LOC121744179 gene encoding uncharacterized protein LOC121744179 produces the protein MLLLQHSLLHLNLLIQHTHTLTPPPPMGNAAPHRLPDASGRVILSDGGVVTYDSPITAAELMLEHPQHVVVEFNPIASGKKPAPLPADQKLEIRKTYLMLRIRRGKPIQLSSEEARRLILANAALVSYTGFVPIFARICTAMGGVSAAENRKRLDEREKEEEARLDCFAEILEERPEFMRRQMSGKGWKPSLEPIREKTVKAKVRHWIIPSSFSV, from the coding sequence ATGCTTTTACTCCAACACTCCCTTCTCCATTTAAATCTTCTAattcaacacacacacacactcactccTCCGCCGCCGATGGGGAACGCCGCGCCGCACCGCCTGCCCGACGCATCCGGAAGAGTCATCCTCTCCGACGGCGGCGTCGTCACCTACGACTCACCGATCACCGCCGCGGAGCTCATGCTGGAGCACCCGCAGCACGTGGTGGTGGAATTCAATCCGATCGCCAGCGGCAAAAAGCCGGCGCCGCTGCCGGCGGATCAGAAGCTCGAGATCAGGAAAACCTACCTAATGCTCCGGATCAGGAGGGGAAAGCCGATCCAGCTGTCGTCGGAGGAAGCTCGGCGGTTAATCCTCGCGAACGCCGCGCTGGTGTCGTACACCGGATTCGTGCCGATTTTCGCGCGGATTTGCACCGCGATGGGAGGCGTCTCGGCGGCGGAGAATAGGAAGCGATTGGatgagagggagaaggaggaggaggcgaGATTGGATTGCTTTGCGGAGATATTGGAGGAGAGGCCGGAGTTTATGAGGAGGCAGATGTCGGGGAAGGGGTGGAAGCCGAGTTTGGAGCCGATTCGAGAGAAAACGGTGAAGGCGAAGGTTCGGCATTGGATCATACCCTCAAGCTTTAGCGTTTGA
- the LOC121744403 gene encoding E3 ubiquitin-protein ligase MARCHF8-like has product MYYYYKLPNFLGEKTEEMREMVLLIDDLRSSSSCCSNICRICHEEEFESCKTLETPCACSGTVKFAHRDCVQRWCDEKGNTICEICLQKFEPGYTSPPKKIKPIDATVTIRGSLEVPRNEQEENEIVETEHQCEDADHRSPSFCITLALILTALLLTRHLFAVITGAGDYPFSLLTVLIARASGIVVPMYILIRILSALQNNIRHHYQNADSGRTNSDEDEDEDEEQWHSSMAAQV; this is encoded by the exons ATGTATTACTACTACAAATTACCGAATTTTTTAGGGGAAAAAACAGAGGAAATGAGAGAAATGGTGTTACTGATAGATGATTTGAGATCATCTTCTTCTTGTTGTTCAAATATTTGCAGAATTTGCCACGAAGAAGAATTTGAGAGCTGCAAAACTCTCGAGACTCCTTGTGCTTGCTCTGGCACTGTCAAG TTTGCACACAGGGATTGCGTACAGAGATGGTGCGATGAAAAGGGGAATACAATTTGCGAAATTTGCTTACAG AAATTTGAACCTGGGTACACATCGCCACCAAAGAAAATAAAGCCAATCGATGCAACAGTGACAATAAG GGGGAGTTTGGAAGTGCCAAGAAATGAgcaagaagaaaatgaaatagttGAAACAGAGCATCAATGTGAAGATGCAGATCATAGAAGCCCTTCTTTTTGCATAACACTGGCTCTAATt CTCACAGCTCTTCTTCTGACAAGACACTTATTTGCTGTTATAACTGGAGCAGGGGATTACCCCTTTTCATTACTAACT GTGCTTATAGCCAGGGCAAGTGGTATAGTGGTTCCCATGTACATATTGATTAGGATTTTATCAGCACTACAGAACAACATTCGGCATCATTATCAG AATGCAGATAGTGGGAGGACAAACTccgatgaagatgaagatgaagatgaagagcaGTGGCATAGTAGTATGGCCGCACAAGTTTAA